The Actinomyces sp. oral taxon 414 genome has a segment encoding these proteins:
- a CDS encoding helix-turn-helix domain-containing protein yields the protein MNDEYWGEPGWSPDGDVDDAGGVPASNGGLGGLVGGSGLMPTAGGIRPVDRPTTLSQAVAANVRLEAARVGVTQAGLARLLHTSRSAISLRYTGRVSWRIDELERVAWYLNLPVTDLLERPRRPGASF from the coding sequence ATGAATGACGAGTACTGGGGCGAACCCGGATGGAGCCCGGATGGCGACGTGGACGACGCCGGAGGCGTCCCCGCGTCCAATGGGGGACTCGGCGGACTCGTGGGCGGATCGGGGCTCATGCCGACCGCAGGCGGGATACGCCCCGTGGACAGGCCGACGACCCTGTCCCAAGCAGTGGCCGCGAACGTGCGCCTGGAGGCCGCTCGGGTCGGAGTCACGCAGGCGGGCCTGGCCCGGCTGCTCCACACATCCCGGTCGGCCATATCCCTGAGGTACACGGGCAGGGTGTCGTGGCGCATCGACGAGTTGGAGCGCGTCGCCTGGTACCTCAACCTGCCGGTGACCGATCTGCTCGAGCGGCCGCGGCGCCCGGGCGCCTCTTTCTGA
- a CDS encoding IS5 family transposase: MTSIDASARHDLTDAQWALLEPLLPAPPVRGRPRRYPLRAMIDAVRWRTRVGAPWRDVPARYGPWWRAYALYRAWQLNGVWERIEAALVARADAAGKIDWRVSVDSTAVRAHVHAAGARGDSVERVEGEPDDHALGRSRGGWGTKIHAAVEAGLGVMSLLLTAGQAGDCPMMIPVLEAISVKRPARGRPRTRPDRVLADRAYSSRANRDWLRAHHIRATIPVKADQAANRRRRGGAGGRPPAFDPDVYKDRNAVERGFSRLKHNRGLATRYDKLAVRYRTTTRIAAIDHWLKRLT, translated from the coding sequence ATGACGAGTATAGACGCATCCGCCCGCCATGATCTGACCGATGCCCAGTGGGCGCTGCTCGAGCCACTGCTGCCCGCCCCTCCGGTGCGGGGCAGGCCCCGCCGCTACCCGCTGCGCGCCATGATCGACGCCGTGCGGTGGCGCACCCGGGTCGGGGCGCCCTGGCGCGACGTGCCGGCCCGCTACGGGCCCTGGTGGAGGGCGTACGCCCTGTACCGCGCCTGGCAGTTGAACGGGGTGTGGGAGCGCATCGAGGCGGCCCTGGTCGCCCGGGCCGACGCCGCCGGGAAGATCGACTGGCGGGTGTCGGTGGACTCCACCGCCGTGCGCGCCCACGTCCACGCCGCCGGGGCCCGCGGGGACAGCGTCGAGCGCGTGGAGGGGGAGCCGGACGACCACGCCCTGGGACGGTCCCGGGGCGGATGGGGCACCAAGATCCACGCCGCCGTCGAGGCCGGCCTCGGAGTGATGTCCCTGCTGCTCACGGCCGGGCAGGCGGGGGACTGCCCCATGATGATCCCCGTGCTGGAGGCGATCAGTGTCAAACGGCCCGCCCGCGGACGGCCCCGCACCCGCCCGGACCGGGTTCTGGCGGACAGGGCCTACTCCTCCAGGGCCAACCGGGACTGGCTGCGCGCCCACCACATCCGCGCCACGATCCCGGTCAAGGCCGACCAGGCCGCCAACCGCCGCCGACGCGGCGGCGCCGGGGGCAGACCGCCCGCCTTCGACCCCGACGTCTACAAGGACCGCAACGCCGTCGAGCGCGGCTTCAGCCGCCTCAAGCACAACCGCGGTCTGGCCACCAGGTACGACAAGCTCGCCGTCCGATACCGGACCACCACCCGCATCGCCGCCATCGACCACTGGCTCAAACGACTTACATAA